A portion of the Gossypium arboreum isolate Shixiya-1 chromosome 8, ASM2569848v2, whole genome shotgun sequence genome contains these proteins:
- the LOC108468851 gene encoding zinc finger CCCH domain-containing protein 20-like yields the protein MMVGETQRLNPTVHVPPWPNLDDDQTAEIYSPLNYNAADSHFNNNGGNPVHFHEALAALQRYLPSNEPDFVYPDSDLPVLENPDSPVDAYSCDHFRMFEFKIRKCPRGRAHDWTECPYAHPGEKARRRDPRKYHYSGTACADFRKGNCWKGDGCEFAHGVFECWLHPARYRTELCKDGPGCKRKVCFFAHSLDQLRVVSSASSGSPLISPRTESSPPVSPISDSLSRSLGSSSINDMLRNLQLGKVKSMPIGLCSSPSPSMFGSPRDSMILHGFCSLLNTPTQNLTRHGIGGYLDLFEKWCEEDEPAMERVESGRDLRAQLFEKLSKENCLGRGNPGQGSGDPNLDWVSDLVN from the coding sequence ATGATGGTCGGAGAAACTCAACGTCTTAATCCGACGGTCCATGTTCCACCATGGCCTAACCTTGACGATGATCAAACGGCCGAGATTTACTCTCCACTCAACTACAATGCAGCCGATAGTCACTTCAACAACAACGGCGGCAACCCGGTTCATTTCCATGAAGCGTTAGCAGCGTTACAACGTTACTTGCCGTCGAACGAACCGGACTTTGTCTACCCAGATTCCGATCTTCCGGTTCTCGAAAACCCGGATTCTCCGGTCGACGCTTACTCGTGCGATCATTTCAGGATGTTCGAGTTCAAAATCCGGAAGTGTCCACGTGGCCGAGCCCATGACTGGACCGAGTGTCCGTACGCACATCCCGGCGAGAAAGCTCGCCGGAGGGATCCGAGGAAGTATCATTACTCCGGTACGGCTTGTGCTGATTTCAGGAAAGGGAACTGTTGGAAAGGCGACGGTTGTGAGTTTGCTCACGGCGTTTTCGAATGTTGGCTCCACCCAGCTCGTTATCGGACCGAACTATGTAAAGATGGACCAGGTTGTAAGCGTAAGGTTTGTTTCTTTGCTCATAGTCTAGACCAGCTTAGGGTCGTGAGCTCCGCCAGTTCTGGCTCTCCTCTTATAAGCCCACGGACCGAGTCATCACCGCCGGTTTCACCTATATCCGACTCATTGAGTCGGTCACTCGGTTCGTCTTCCATTAACGACATGTTAAGGAATTTACAGCTTGGGAAAGTTAAGTCCATGCCTATTGGTCTTTGTTCATCACCTTCTCCTTCCATGTTCGGGTCACCCAGAGATTCAATGATCCTACACGGATTTTGTAGCCTTCTCAACACTCCGACCCAGAACTTGACCCGTCATGGGATCGGTGGATACTTGGATTTATTTGAAAAATGGTGTGAAGAAGATGAACCAGCCATGGAAAGAGTTGAATCCGGAAGGGATTTACGTGCACAATTATTTGAGAAATTGAGTAAAGAGAATTGTTTGGGAAGGGGTAATCCGGGTCAGGGTTCTGGAGATCCGAATTTGGATTGGGTTTCGGATTTGGTGAactga
- the LOC108470193 gene encoding probable aspartyl aminopeptidase, whose product MADTEVSYVVSDFIGFLNASPTAFHAVDEAKKRLQKVGYEQVIEREDWKLEAGKRYFFTRNHSTIVAFAIGKKYVAGNGFHVVGAHTDSPCLKLKPVSKVKKADYLEVGVQTYGGGLWHTWFDRDLTVAGRVMIREVKDGSVSYSHRLVRIEEPIMRVPTLAIHLDRGVNDGFKVNTQSHLLPVLATSVKVELNKEFAENGHHAILTQMIANKLGCQPDQICDFELQACDTQPSIVAGAAKEFIFSGRLDNLCMSFCSLKALIDATSSESDLENESGVRMVALFDHEEVGSNSAQGAGSPAMLDALSRITNSFTSDSKMLTKAIQRSFLVSADMAHALHPNYMDKHEENHQPKLHGGLVIKHNANQRYATNAVTSLIFREIAMKHNLPIQDFVVRNDMPCGSTIGPILASGVGIRTIDVGAPQLSMHSIREMCAVDDVKHSYEHFKAFFQEFSQLDAKITVDT is encoded by the exons ATGGCAGACACTGAAGTGAGCTACGTTGTGTCTGATTTCATCGGCTTCTTAAACGCTTCTCCTACTGCTTTCCATGCCGTCG ATGAGGCCAAGAAACGTTTGCAAAAGGTAGGGTATGAACAAGTTATAGAGAGAGAGGATTGGAAATTAGAAGCCGGGAAAAGATACTTCTTCACCAGGAATCATTCAACCATTGTTGCTTTTGCTATTGGTAAAAA ATATGTTGCTGGAAATGGATTCCATGTAGTTGGTGCGCATACTGATAGCCCTTGTCTAAAATTAAAGCCTGTTTCCaag GTAAAAAAAGCTGATTATCTGGAGGTGGGTGTGCAAACGTATGGAGGTGGCTTGTGGCATACATGGTTTGATCGCGACTTGACAGTCGCAGGAAGGGTGATGATAAGAGAAGTGAAGGATGGTTCTGTTTCCTATTCACATCGGCTAGTTAGAATTGAAGAGCCTATAATGCGTGTCCCTACCCTGGCTATTCACTTAGACAG GGGTGTTAATGATGGATTCAAGGTCAACACACAGAGTCATCTTTTACCCGTCCTGGCAACATCAGTTAAA GTGGAGCTCAATAAAGAGTTTGCTGAAAATGGACATCATGCAATCCTGACACag ATGATTGCAAATAAGCTTGGATGTCAACCAGATCAAATATGTGATTTTGAGTTGCAAGCATGCGATACTCAACCCAGTATAGTTGCCGGTGCTGCAAAGGAATTTATCTTTTCTGGAAGGCTTGACAACCTTTGCATGTCGTTTTGCTCTCTGAAG GCATTGATCGATGCTACATCCTCTGAGAGCGACCTTGAAAATGAGAGTGGTGTTAGAATGGTGGCATTGTTTGATCATGAGGAGGTTGGATCTAATTCAGCACAAGGAGCTGGATCTCCTGCAATGTTAGATGCTCTATCACGAATAACCAATTCCTTCACCTCCGATTCTAAG ATGCTAACAAAAGCAATCCAGAGAAGTTTCCTTGTTTCTGCTGACATGGCACATGCCCTTCACCCAAATTACATG GACAAACATGAAGAGAACCATCAGCCTAAGTTGCATGGGGGCCTTGTTATCAAACACAATGCAAACCAACGATATGCGACCAATGCAGTCACGTCTTTAATATTCCGGGAAATAGCTATGAAGCATAACCTTCCTATTCAG GATTTTGTGGTGCGGAACGATATGCCTTGTGGCTCAACCATTGGTCCTATCCTAGCTAGTGGTGTGGGGATCCGCACAATAGATGTCGGTGCTCCCCAATTATCAATGCATAGCATACGAGAAATGTGTGCTGTTGATGATGTGAAGCATTCATATGAGCATTTCAAGGCCTTTTTCCAAGAATTCTCTCAGCTTGATGCGAAGATCACCGTTGACACTTGA
- the LOC108467781 gene encoding derlin-1: MSSPAEFYNSLPPISKAYGTACLLTTTAVQLGLLNIFYIALLHEYVFKYFQVWRLFTNFFFLEKFSINFGIRLLMIARYGVQLEKGPFERRTADFLWMMIFGALTLLVLSAIPIFRTPFLGVSLVFMLLYVWSREFPNAQINIYGLVTLKSFYLPWAMLALDVIFGSKLIPDLLGIIAGHLYYFLTVLHPLATGKVFLKTPMWVNKLVARYRIGAPSQPSRSAAQSDRPTGVAFSGRSYRLNG, translated from the exons ATGTCTTCACCGGCTGA ATTTTATAACTCTCTTCCACCTATTAGCAAGGCTTATGGGACTGCATGCTTATTGACCACAACAGCCGTTCAGTTAGGACTATTAAATATCTTTTACATTGCGTTGCTACATGAATATGTATTCAAGTATTTTCAG GTGTGGAGGCTATTTACAAATTTCTTTTTCCTCGAgaaattttctatcaattttgggATACGCCTTTTAATGAT AGCAAGATATGGAGTTCAACTCGAGAAGGGACCATTTGAAAGGCGGACAGCTGATTTCTTGTGGATGATGATATTTGGCGCTTTGACATTGTTG GTTTTGTCAGCAATCCCGATATTCCGTACCCCTTTCCTAGGGGTGTCTCTCGTTTTCATGCTTCTTTATGTCTGGAGTAGAGAGTTTCCAAATGCTCAAATCAACATATACGGCCTTGTAACTCTTAAG TCATTCTATCTACCTTGGGCAATGCTTGCTTTGGATGTTATTTTTGGCTCAAAACTCATCCCGGATCTGCTCGGGATCATTGCCGGACATCTATATTACTTCCTGACTGTGTTGCATCCTCTTGCAACCGGAAAGGTCTTCCTCAAGACGCCTATGTGGGT TAACAAACTGGTTGCAAGATATAGAATAGGAGCTCCGTCACAGCCAAGTCGTTCTGCTGCACAGTCTGATAGACCAACAGGTGTAGCTTTCAGTGGAAGATCTTATCGACTTAATGGATGA
- the LOC108470001 gene encoding mitochondrial-processing peptidase subunit alpha, producing the protein MYRTSASRLRALKGCTSRIAPARFASSSTVATTSPSSGGLLSWLTGSQSKYVPSLDFPLPGVALPPSLPDYVEPGKTKITTLPNGLKVASETSASPAASIGLYVDCGSIYESPASFGVSHLLERMAFKSTTNRSHLRIVREVEAIGGNVNAAVSREQIGYTFDALKTYVPEMVELLIDCVRNPAYLDWEVNEQLQKVKEEIAEAAKNPHGLLLEAIHSAGYSGALANPLLAPESAVNMLDSTVLEDFVAENFTASRMVLAATGVEHEELLSVAEPLLSDLPNIPRAQEPKSVYTGGDYRCQADSGGQTHFALAFELPGGWHNEKEAIILTVLQILMGGGGSFSAGGPGKGMYSRLYLRVLNQYPQVQSFSAFNSIYNHTGLFGIQATTGSDFVPSAIDVAVKELIAVATPGQVEQKELERAKQSTKSAILMNLESRAVASEDIGKQILTYGERKPVEHFLKVVNEITPKDISSVAEKLLSSNLTMASYGNVINVPRYDSISSKFKGK; encoded by the exons ATGTACCGTACTTCAGCTTCTCGCCTCCGAGCTCTCAAA GGTTGCACGAGCCGTATAGCACCTGCAAGGTTTGCAAGTTCAAGCACTGTTGCTACAACATCACCCTCTTCAGGTGGCCTCTTAAGTTGGCTGACTGGGAGTCAATCCAAGTATGTACCATCACTAGATTTCCCCCTACCAGGTGTTGCGCTACCACCTTCATTGCCTGATTATGTTGAACCTGGTAAAACTAAGATTACAACTCTTCCAAATGGCCTCAAAGTTGCTTCGGAAACCTCAGCA AGTCCTGCTGCTTCAATAGGATTATATGTTGATTGTGGTTCAATCTATGAGTCACCAGCCTCTTTTGGGGTCTCACACCTACTTGAGCGAATGGCCTTCAAAAGCACAACAAACCGAAGCCATTTGCGTATTGTGAGGGAAGTAGAGGCAATCGGTGGCAATGTAAATGCTGCAGTTTCTCGGGAGCAGATTGGATATACCTTTGATGCTTTGAAGACTTATGTTCCTGAAATGGTAGAGTTGCTTATTGATTGTGTGAGAAACCCTGCTTACTTGGATTGGGAGGTCAATGAACAA CTTCAGAAAGTGAAAGAGGAAATTGCTGAAGCAGCAAAGAATCCACATGGCTTGCTTTTAGAAGCCATTCACTCGGCAGGTTATTCTGGTGCATTGGCAAATCCTCTTTTAGCCCCAGAATCTGCAGTTAATATGTTGGACAGTACAGTTTTGGAGGATTTTGTTGCA GAAAATTTTACTGCTTCTCGGATGGTACTGGCAGCAACTGGTGTAGAACATGAAGAATTGTTATCTGTTGCAGAACCACTTCTGTCAGATCTTCCCAATATTCCTCGTGCTCAGGAACCAAAATCTGTGTATACTGGAGGAGATTATCGTTGCCAGGCTGATTCAGGG GGCCAAACTCATTTTGCTCTTGCATTTGAACTTCCTGGTGGTTGGCACAATGAGAAGGAAGCTATAATTTTGACCGTTCTTCAG ATTCTAATGGGAGGAGGTGGATCATTTTCAGCTGGTGGCCCTGGAAAAGGAATGTATTCAAGATTAT ATctgcgtgtcttgaatcagtatccacAAGTTCAGTCCTTTTCAGCATTCAACAGCATTTACAACCATACTGGCTTATTTGGAATACAAGCTACAACT GGTTCTGATTTTGTACCATCTGCCATTGATGTTGCTGTCAAGGAGCTTATTGCTGTTGCAACTCCTGGACAAG TTGAGCAGAAAGAACTGGAGCGTGCTAAACAGTCAACCAAGTCTGCCATTTTGATGAACTTGGAATCCAGA GCAGTTGCTTCAGAAGATATTGGTAAACAAATCTTGACATATGGTGAGAG GAAACCCGTGGAGCATTTCTTGAAGGTCGTCAATGAAATTACACCAAAGGATATTTCTTCAGTAGCTGAAAAGCTTCTATCTTCTAATCTCACAATGGCATCTTACGGGAATG TCATTAACGTACCAAGATACGATTCCATTAGCAGCAAGTTCAAGGGAAAATGA
- the LOC108468122 gene encoding protein ECERIFERUM 16, with amino-acid sequence MMDAKALAKSKRAHSQHHSKKPHSVQKSKPPSPGVNEPSNSKKQTIKQIKEKAHQAQRISALPSNWNRYEEEFDSGSEDPNQTPDVIVPKSKGADFRHLISEAQSQLQSNPYSNNIPSLDDVFPGDFNQFVGSMLAVRGEGILSWTGNDNFVVDDSTTATPEASFLSLNLHALAEQLEKVDLSERLFIEEDLLPPDLRSERSKVKNDQEPDQMQAPPDQKEAAKITEGPTPNDLPGSKAIDAILSNSGLDSMAEVQGVSISGQHGESSESRAPNNLNSTTASNKKVPAEAKLDMLLNSFNETKLLDTSDLSSKKSSSIGSLKASNLDSLLDDLLQETSTTVNRGIDSSKTAAVNSTSEDLLDDLLQETSSTIVDAKLGSDNNVRSSSSSSQSVSKSKILNDFDSWLDTI; translated from the exons ATGATGGATGCTAAAGCATTGGCGAAATCAAAAAGAGCTCATTCACAACACCATAGTAAAAAGCCTCATTCGGTCCAAAAATCGAAACCACCATCACCTGGTGTTAATGAACCTTCAAATTCGAAAAAGCAAACAATCAAGCAAATCAAAGAGAAAGCTCATCAGGCTCAGCGTATATCCGCATTACCATCGAATTGGAATCGTTACGAGGAAGAATTTGATTCAGGTTCTGAAGATCCAAACCAAACTCCCGATGTTATTGTGCCAAAGAGTAAAGGAGCGGACTTTCGTCATTTGATTTCCGAGGCTCAATCTCAGTTGCAATCAAATCCTTATTCAAATAACATTCCTTCTTTAGATGATGTTTTTCCCG GTGATTTCAATCAATTTGTAGGTTCAATGCTTGCAGTAAGAGGAGAGGGAATTTTATCATGGACTGGAAATGATAATTTCGTTGTGGATGATAGCACGACTGCAACTCCTGAG GCCTCATTTCTCTCCCTTAATTTGCATGCTCTTGCTGAACAACTCGAAAAAGTAGATTTATCTGAGAGGCTCTTCATTGAAGAAGATCTATTACCACCAGATCTG CGTTCTGAGAGATCGAAGGTAAAAAATGATCAGGAACCTGATCAAATGCAAGCGCCACCTGATCAAAAAGAAGCTGCAAAGATAACTGAAGGACCAACTCCAAATGATTTACCCGGCAGCAAGGCCATAGATGCAATATTGTCCAACAGCGGATTGGATTCGATGGCTGAAGTTCAGGGTGTTTCTATTTCCGGTCAACACGGCGAATCCAGTGAAAGTAGAGCACCAAACAATTTGAATTCCACTACTGCCTCAAACAAAAAAGTCCCTGCTGAAGCCAAATTGGATATGCTTCTTAATTCTTTCAATGAGACTAAACTTCTCGATACTTCCGACTTAAGTTCCAAAAAATCCTCGAGCATCGGTTCACTCAAAGCTTCCAATTTAGACAGTTTGCTGGATGATTTATTACAAGAAACATCGACAACAGTAAACCGAGGTATAGATTCATCAAAGACTGCCGCAGTTAATTCAACTTCCGAAGATTTGCTCGATGATTTATTACAAGAAACATCATCGACAATTGTAGATGCCAAACTTGGTTCGGATAACAATGTtcgatcttcttcttcatcttcccAATCTGTATCGAAGTCAAAAATATTGAATGATTTTGATTCATGGTTAGATACTATCTGA